One stretch of Cohnella algarum DNA includes these proteins:
- a CDS encoding substrate-binding domain-containing protein has product MSNIKEVAKAAGVSVTTVSRVINNRGYINKDTRQKVEAAMASLDYHPNQIARALQRSQSDLIGIIVPDSNHPFFAELIHYVETYANDLQYKILICNSLGNSEKEARYISMLRQNRVDGIIMCGHSLNLELYKKVNLPIISFDRIISSNIPYVGADNFLGGELATEHLISRGCRKLLHISGPLKIDLLPNRRTDAFRLVCMKHDIPHRVIEGEPYKLTFEYYWDFVEREVSKHLPEYDGVFCSNDILAYALYIYAVQHGIRVPEQLKIVGYDYHSFTRMLQTPKLTTIRQPIERIGKALCSNLIQLIEGNTELSNTVVDVELVKGETT; this is encoded by the coding sequence ATGTCCAATATCAAGGAAGTAGCGAAAGCAGCCGGAGTCTCGGTGACGACCGTCTCCCGAGTCATTAACAACCGGGGCTACATCAACAAGGACACCAGGCAAAAGGTTGAAGCGGCGATGGCTTCGCTCGACTATCATCCGAACCAGATCGCCCGCGCCCTGCAAAGAAGCCAATCCGATTTGATCGGCATCATCGTGCCCGATTCGAATCACCCCTTCTTCGCGGAACTCATTCATTACGTGGAAACCTATGCCAACGATCTCCAATACAAGATCCTGATCTGCAATTCGCTCGGAAATTCGGAGAAGGAAGCCCGCTACATCAGCATGCTGAGGCAAAACCGGGTGGACGGCATCATCATGTGCGGCCACTCCCTGAATCTGGAGCTGTACAAGAAAGTGAATCTGCCGATCATTTCGTTCGACCGGATTATCTCCTCCAACATTCCGTATGTCGGAGCCGACAATTTTCTCGGAGGAGAGCTTGCGACCGAACACCTGATTTCCCGCGGCTGCCGGAAGCTGCTTCATATTTCCGGCCCGCTCAAGATCGATCTGCTGCCGAACCGTCGCACCGACGCGTTCCGGCTCGTCTGCATGAAGCACGACATTCCGCACCGGGTGATCGAAGGAGAACCGTACAAGCTGACCTTCGAATATTATTGGGACTTCGTCGAACGCGAGGTATCCAAACATTTGCCCGAGTACGACGGCGTATTTTGCAGCAACGACATTTTGGCCTATGCGCTTTACATTTATGCGGTTCAGCACGGCATTCGCGTGCCCGAACAGCTCAAAATCGTCGGCTACGACTACCACAGCTTCACGAGAATGCTTCAAACTCCGAAGCTGACGACGATCCGGCAGCCGATCGAACGAATCGGGAAGGCGCTATGCTCCAACCTGATTCAGCTGATCGAGGGGAACACCGAGTTGAGCAACACGGTCGTGGACGTCGAACTCGTGAAAGGGGAAACGACCTGA
- a CDS encoding ABC transporter permease, with the protein MSAQTWSKRLKSIHPTALILYGLIAWFVIAFLIYPNLNVYYEIFFKGGSFSLEPVEKLLSSKRAMTSLSNSFLLAVSLVVTVNVVGIALVLITEYFDVKGAKWLRLGYFTTLIYGGVVLVSGYKFVYGENGFITRVLASLFPSFDPAWFHGYWAVLFVMTFACTSNHVLFLGNAIRKIDFQTVEAARNMGASSFTILRKVVLPVLKPTLFALTILVFLTGLSATSAPLILGGAEFQTITPMILTFSKSMTSRDLAALLALVLGLATLILLTIMIRLERKGNFMSVSKVKSELVKQKIDSKIGNVAVHALAYVLFLIYVIPVVLIVVFSFTDARSIATGTLGAGSFTLDNYALVFSSMSAFKPYLVSVAYAAAASVAVVALALAASRILHKYKNKWATALEYALLIPWMLPATLIAIGLIVTFNVPRLVIGNAVLVGTAWMLFFGYVIVHIPFTLRMVKASFFSLDGNLEDAARNLGAKPFYTFRRVLLPIILPSTLAVLALNFNGILADYDLTVFLYHPLYQPLGIVIKNSTDAQALADTRALTLVYTVILMIMSAITLYFVYGRKRAL; encoded by the coding sequence TTGAGCGCGCAAACTTGGAGCAAGAGGCTGAAGTCGATTCATCCGACCGCACTGATCCTGTACGGTCTGATCGCATGGTTCGTCATCGCCTTCCTGATATACCCGAACCTGAACGTTTATTACGAAATTTTCTTTAAGGGCGGTTCTTTTTCGCTCGAGCCGGTGGAAAAGCTGCTGTCGTCCAAGCGGGCGATGACGAGCTTGTCCAACAGCTTTTTGCTGGCCGTGTCGCTGGTCGTTACCGTCAACGTCGTCGGCATCGCGCTGGTGCTCATCACCGAATATTTCGACGTCAAGGGCGCGAAATGGCTTCGCCTCGGCTATTTTACCACGCTGATCTACGGCGGCGTCGTGCTCGTCTCCGGGTACAAGTTCGTTTATGGTGAAAACGGTTTCATCACCAGGGTGCTGGCGAGCCTGTTTCCGTCCTTCGATCCGGCGTGGTTTCACGGCTACTGGGCGGTGCTGTTCGTCATGACGTTCGCCTGCACGTCGAACCATGTGCTGTTTCTGGGCAATGCGATCCGCAAAATCGATTTTCAGACGGTCGAAGCGGCGAGGAACATGGGCGCCTCTTCCTTTACCATTTTACGCAAGGTCGTTCTGCCGGTGCTCAAGCCGACCCTGTTCGCGCTGACGATTCTCGTGTTCCTGACGGGGCTCTCCGCGACGTCGGCTCCGCTTATTCTGGGCGGCGCCGAGTTCCAGACGATTACGCCGATGATTTTGACCTTTTCCAAAAGCATGACTTCGCGGGATCTGGCGGCGCTGCTGGCGCTCGTCCTCGGCCTTGCCACGCTGATTTTGCTGACGATCATGATCCGGCTCGAGCGCAAGGGCAACTTCATGTCGGTATCGAAAGTGAAGTCGGAGCTCGTCAAGCAGAAGATCGACAGCAAGATCGGCAACGTCGCCGTACACGCGCTGGCTTACGTGCTGTTCCTCATCTACGTCATTCCGGTCGTGCTGATCGTCGTCTTCTCGTTCACCGACGCGCGCAGCATCGCCACGGGCACGCTCGGGGCAGGCAGCTTCACGCTGGACAACTATGCGCTCGTCTTTTCGAGCATGAGCGCGTTCAAGCCGTACCTGGTGAGCGTCGCGTACGCCGCGGCGGCGTCGGTTGCCGTCGTGGCTCTGGCGTTGGCCGCCTCGCGGATTTTGCACAAATACAAAAACAAGTGGGCGACGGCGCTGGAATACGCGCTGCTCATCCCATGGATGCTGCCGGCCACGCTGATCGCCATCGGGCTGATCGTCACGTTCAATGTGCCGCGGCTCGTCATCGGGAACGCGGTGCTGGTGGGAACGGCATGGATGCTGTTCTTCGGTTACGTGATCGTGCACATCCCGTTCACGCTGCGGATGGTGAAGGCGTCGTTTTTCAGCCTTGACGGCAATCTGGAGGATGCGGCGCGCAATTTGGGAGCGAAGCCCTTCTACACGTTCCGCCGGGTGCTTCTGCCGATCATCCTGCCGTCGACGCTCGCCGTGCTGGCGCTGAACTTCAACGGCATTTTGGCTGATTACGACCTGACCGTCTTTTTGTATCATCCGCTTTACCAGCCGCTCGGCATCGTGATCAAAAACAGCACGGACGCGCAGGCGCTGGCCGACACGAGGGCGCTGACGCTGGTCTATACCGTCATCCTGATGATCATGTCCGCGATCACGCTTTATTTCGTGTACGGGAGGAAGAGGGCTTTGTAG
- a CDS encoding ABC transporter ATP-binding protein, whose protein sequence is MITFRDVQIHFGSFHAVKNLNLTIEEGEFFTFLGPSGCGKTTILRSLVGFIAPSGGSILLGGRNITDVPIEKRGIGMVFQSYALFPTMNVYENIAFGMRVRKATKAETDRDVREIARKVDLKDDQLFKKVSELSGGQQQRVAIARALVLKPAILALDEPLSNLDAKLRVQLRNELKHLQKQFGITTIYVTHDQEEALTLSDRIAVFNGGNLEQVGTPQEVYNRSQTEFVCNFVGDINRIEPELIQSSERLREAIAPDRAAYIRNEKVSLLPLSGPDAAQLKGTIAEREFYGLYSKYVLRMAGGGLLKTIEKESGLEQRTIGDEVDVYIRAGDILQYGGREAGL, encoded by the coding sequence ATGATTACATTTCGCGATGTGCAAATTCATTTCGGATCGTTCCATGCGGTGAAAAATTTGAATCTGACGATCGAGGAAGGCGAGTTTTTCACCTTCCTCGGTCCTTCCGGCTGCGGCAAGACGACGATTCTCCGCAGCCTCGTCGGATTCATCGCGCCTTCGGGCGGGAGCATTCTGCTGGGAGGCCGGAATATCACCGACGTCCCGATCGAGAAGCGGGGCATCGGCATGGTGTTCCAGAGCTACGCGCTGTTTCCGACCATGAACGTGTATGAAAATATCGCCTTCGGCATGCGCGTCAGAAAAGCGACCAAGGCCGAGACGGACCGGGACGTGCGCGAAATCGCCCGCAAGGTGGATTTGAAGGACGACCAGCTGTTCAAGAAAGTGTCCGAACTGTCCGGCGGCCAGCAGCAGCGCGTCGCGATCGCGCGGGCGCTCGTGCTGAAGCCGGCGATCCTGGCGCTAGACGAACCGCTGTCGAACCTGGATGCCAAGCTGCGGGTACAGCTTCGAAACGAGCTGAAGCATCTGCAAAAGCAGTTCGGCATTACGACGATTTACGTGACGCACGATCAGGAGGAGGCGCTGACGCTGTCCGACCGCATCGCCGTGTTCAACGGCGGCAACCTCGAGCAGGTCGGCACTCCGCAAGAGGTGTACAACCGGTCGCAGACCGAATTCGTGTGCAATTTCGTCGGCGATATCAACCGCATCGAGCCGGAGCTGATCCAAAGCAGCGAACGCCTGCGGGAAGCGATCGCCCCGGACCGCGCGGCCTACATCCGCAACGAGAAGGTGAGCCTGCTGCCGCTGTCCGGGCCGGACGCCGCGCAGCTTAAAGGAACGATCGCCGAGCGCGAATTTTACGGGCTGTACAGCAAGTACGTCCTGCGGATGGCCGGCGGCGGCCTGCTGAAGACGATCGAGAAGGAGAGCGGGCTCGAGCAGCGGACGATCGGCGACGAAGTCGACGTGTACATCCGGGCCGGCGACATTTTGCAATACGGGGGACGGGAGGCAGGGCTTTGA
- a CDS encoding extracellular solute-binding protein: protein MKKWITAALFATLSLTVAACGGGNGNGGNASTSPASGSPAASASASAPAANESLVVYTNANSDGRGEWLIEKAKSAGFDIELVGAGGADLTNRLIAEKNNPTADVVYGLNNMLYENLKKEDVLTPYVPQWAAEVEEGLNDPEGYYHGLVKQAILLGYNPDAFTPETAPKDWTDLYKNDAFKGKYEAPTLLGQNTPRLVVAGILTRYQDPNGDLGISEEGWNEIKQLYDNGVRAVEGEDFYANLASGKTPLGALVSGTLAAKEEQYNVKAGIVSPEIGVPMIVEHAAIVKGTKKQETAERFVEWMGSAEVQGEFAAEFNAMPANTKAAEQANDSVKELFADLKAQPFDWAFIAENIDLWVEKIELQIMP, encoded by the coding sequence ATGAAAAAATGGATCACGGCGGCACTGTTTGCAACGCTCAGCCTGACGGTCGCAGCCTGCGGCGGCGGCAACGGCAACGGAGGAAACGCGTCGACTTCGCCCGCTTCGGGCTCCCCTGCCGCATCGGCGTCGGCTTCCGCGCCGGCGGCCAACGAAAGCCTGGTCGTCTACACGAACGCGAATTCCGACGGCCGGGGCGAATGGCTGATCGAGAAGGCGAAGAGCGCAGGATTCGACATCGAACTCGTCGGAGCGGGCGGCGCCGATTTGACGAACCGGCTCATCGCGGAGAAGAACAATCCGACGGCGGACGTCGTCTACGGCTTGAACAACATGCTGTACGAGAACTTGAAAAAGGAAGACGTGCTGACTCCGTACGTGCCGCAATGGGCTGCGGAAGTCGAGGAAGGCCTGAACGATCCGGAGGGCTACTATCACGGGCTCGTGAAGCAGGCGATCCTGCTCGGCTACAATCCCGACGCGTTCACGCCGGAGACGGCGCCGAAGGATTGGACGGACTTGTACAAGAACGACGCGTTCAAAGGGAAATACGAAGCCCCGACCCTGCTCGGCCAAAATACGCCGCGGCTCGTCGTGGCGGGCATTCTGACCCGGTACCAGGATCCGAACGGCGATCTCGGCATTTCCGAGGAAGGCTGGAACGAAATCAAACAGCTGTACGACAACGGCGTTCGGGCCGTCGAAGGAGAAGATTTTTACGCGAACCTGGCGAGCGGGAAGACGCCGCTCGGAGCGCTCGTCTCCGGCACGCTGGCCGCGAAGGAAGAGCAATATAACGTGAAAGCCGGCATCGTGAGCCCGGAAATCGGCGTTCCGATGATCGTGGAGCATGCGGCGATCGTGAAGGGCACGAAGAAGCAGGAAACGGCGGAACGGTTCGTCGAGTGGATGGGCAGCGCCGAAGTGCAGGGCGAGTTCGCCGCGGAGTTCAACGCGATGCCCGCGAATACGAAGGCGGCCGAACAAGCGAACGATTCCGTCAAGGAACTGTTCGCGGATCTGAAGGCGCAGCCGTTCGACTGGGCGTTTATCGCGGAAAACATCGACTTGTGGGTCGAGAAGATCGAACTTCAAATCATGCCGTAA
- a CDS encoding MBL fold metallo-hydrolase has translation MKIHFLGTAAAEGFPNAFCRCEFCGKARKLGGRNIRTRSSAIVDDTIKFDYSPDSYMQALRDGIDFGAIEHLLVTHTHSDHFNAYDLECRREGIAHGLEHPLHIYGNDAVMHHTRAAIGRFEGGRFAFHLLRPFETFDAGDAKVTPLLADHDRMETCLLYVLEKGGKKLLYGHDSGWFPEATWEWLRERELDGAILDCTHGYTGNSRDRNHMCVETVLEAQSEFRRLGVLKPEGRIAVTHFSHNSKLLHEEFDAIFSPYGIVTAYDGLVMHL, from the coding sequence ATGAAAATTCATTTTCTCGGCACGGCGGCGGCGGAAGGGTTTCCGAACGCGTTCTGCCGCTGCGAGTTTTGCGGCAAGGCTCGCAAGCTCGGCGGGCGGAACATTCGCACGCGCAGCTCGGCCATCGTCGACGATACGATCAAGTTCGATTATTCGCCCGATTCGTACATGCAGGCGCTTCGCGACGGCATCGATTTCGGCGCGATCGAACATCTGCTCGTCACCCACACGCATTCCGACCACTTTAACGCGTACGATCTGGAGTGCCGTCGGGAAGGCATCGCCCACGGCCTGGAGCATCCGCTGCACATTTACGGGAACGATGCCGTCATGCACCATACGCGAGCTGCGATCGGCCGCTTCGAAGGGGGACGGTTCGCGTTCCATCTGCTGCGCCCGTTCGAGACGTTCGATGCCGGCGACGCGAAGGTGACGCCGCTGCTGGCGGACCACGACCGGATGGAGACGTGCCTGCTATACGTCCTTGAAAAGGGCGGCAAAAAGCTGCTGTACGGGCACGATTCGGGATGGTTTCCGGAGGCGACCTGGGAATGGCTGCGGGAGCGGGAGCTCGACGGCGCGATTCTCGACTGCACGCACGGCTATACCGGCAACTCCCGGGACCGCAACCACATGTGCGTGGAGACGGTGCTGGAGGCGCAGAGCGAGTTTCGCCGGCTGGGCGTTCTGAAGCCCGAAGGGCGAATCGCCGTCACCCATTTCAGCCACAATTCCAAGCTTCTCCACGAAGAGTTCGACGCCATTTTCAGCCCGTACGGCATCGTTACGGCTTATGACGGTCTCGTCATGCACCTATAA
- a CDS encoding GntR family transcriptional regulator, with the protein MKPESSSPKPKQQLYLQVADKVMAIIAERKLQPHDPVPSEGELAKLFGVSRMTSKLALERLAEQGLVYRLPRRGTFLAGKREGQGEPAAGRVSERRPPIPPGWAKGRQIALILPHMSDYTSRIIAAVEGEVRKHDGDLILKISKDKDDEDRCLQKLVDGGVDGLILFPQGRKTCSDQVLRLKLEQIPIVIIDRIFREVQIDCVYHDHFQGSYQMAQYLIAKGHREIGYTSNAIENITSREERYQGYIQALLDHGIPVKNEYIHFRSTPCDPSRASESDPEQAEFIGGNPQMTAVMCGDDHIAISSLFTALHLNVPVPDKLSIVGFSDIKLSALTPVPLTTVRQDTERLARSAVELLMKRVNRSKEKQLTVKIQTEIIERKSVTDRGNL; encoded by the coding sequence ATGAAGCCAGAATCTTCGTCTCCGAAACCGAAGCAGCAGCTGTATTTGCAAGTCGCCGACAAGGTGATGGCCATTATCGCGGAGCGCAAGCTTCAGCCGCACGATCCCGTTCCTTCGGAAGGGGAGCTCGCGAAGCTGTTCGGCGTCAGCCGGATGACGAGCAAGCTGGCGCTGGAGCGGCTGGCCGAGCAAGGCCTGGTGTATCGCCTGCCGAGAAGGGGAACGTTTCTGGCCGGCAAACGGGAAGGCCAAGGGGAGCCTGCCGCCGGCAGGGTTTCGGAGAGACGGCCGCCGATCCCGCCCGGGTGGGCGAAGGGCCGGCAGATCGCGCTCATCCTGCCCCACATGTCGGATTACACGTCCCGCATCATCGCGGCCGTCGAAGGCGAGGTGCGCAAGCATGACGGCGATCTGATCCTGAAAATCAGCAAGGACAAGGACGACGAGGATCGCTGCCTGCAAAAGCTGGTCGACGGAGGCGTCGACGGCCTGATTCTGTTCCCCCAGGGCCGCAAAACGTGCAGCGACCAGGTGCTGCGGCTGAAGCTGGAGCAAATTCCGATCGTGATCATCGACCGCATTTTCCGCGAGGTGCAGATCGATTGCGTGTACCACGATCATTTTCAGGGCTCGTACCAGATGGCGCAGTATTTGATCGCCAAAGGGCACCGGGAGATCGGCTATACGTCCAACGCGATCGAGAACATCACGAGCCGGGAGGAACGGTACCAAGGCTACATCCAGGCGCTGCTCGATCACGGCATTCCGGTCAAGAACGAGTACATCCACTTCCGGAGCACGCCCTGCGATCCGAGCCGCGCGAGCGAAAGCGACCCGGAGCAGGCGGAGTTCATCGGCGGCAATCCGCAGATGACGGCGGTCATGTGCGGGGACGACCACATTGCGATTTCCTCCTTGTTCACGGCGCTGCACCTGAACGTTCCGGTGCCGGACAAGCTGTCGATCGTCGGCTTTTCCGACATCAAGCTGTCGGCGCTGACGCCGGTTCCGCTGACGACGGTCCGGCAGGATACGGAACGGCTCGCCCGTTCGGCCGTCGAACTGTTGATGAAGCGCGTAAACCGGTCCAAGGAGAAGCAACTGACGGTCAAGATTCAAACGGAAATTATCGAGAGAAAATCAGTGACGGACAGAGGGAATTTGTGA
- a CDS encoding polyprenyl synthetase family protein — MTINLTERTDIWYCKAEREAARYFKELQSQVADKAFAPALTKDIQAWKRNHVRRDSFVSFFAGKKNGPDPADYRKYIGWLDRAGKLDDYLDRSISYIYLRDLGKDLASPETQARIGRVAADVKARLLRPAGANRKDGSEFFSLAALYRWAQKEGIEQAIIWVVGKLKSVADHIPEEMNAEETRRKLAKIILGVVLHVLDGLEGAAEPAERSRRLDEAVRLGYFYGLTYPFIDDLLDSNVLDARQKEQYSRMIRATLVRGTVPKLGDWTESRAELIRYIHGELRDAYEYIRNYQRADTRDTFLEQSYVFFEAQEADRAKKLSNPSYTNEELYLPIIIKSASSRLIVRSVIGAPKDEGFESRTFHYGLYNQLADDFADMFEDMQNGAVTPYTYYLKYHRERPDLINPFELYWAVISHLIRHVYKSDAKTREVLLDRAVNGLKRYKKRAGPEKYNELMGILLGENPEFNRLIQHVVGKAEDVDFFDKLVRDQWLTVMKNERKEKEIFFDQLEKARQRINDLLRISRPELPSVQQLLFDTANYSLEGSGKRIRPILAWVMGVNEYGLQASALAPIFRSLEFMHTASLIFDDLPSQDNSSTRRGRPTLHRVHDSAVAELTGLFLIQKAMEELASLQGFDNGAVLALIRYSSQKASEICTGQAMDLQSKGKALTLEQLNRICFYKTGLAFEVSLVSPAILAQASEAEIAILKKIAYHAGIAFQIKDDLLDGEGNARLLGKPVGKDEENNTSTFVTVLGAEGASKAMWEHYCLAMEALGELPRNIGFLRYLLDYMIHRDR, encoded by the coding sequence ATGACGATAAACTTGACGGAACGGACAGACATCTGGTACTGCAAAGCGGAGCGGGAAGCCGCACGGTATTTTAAAGAGCTTCAGTCGCAGGTAGCGGACAAAGCGTTCGCGCCGGCCCTGACGAAAGATATCCAAGCGTGGAAAAGGAACCATGTCCGCCGCGATTCGTTCGTCTCTTTTTTCGCCGGCAAAAAGAACGGCCCCGATCCTGCCGATTATCGCAAATATATCGGATGGCTGGACCGGGCGGGCAAATTGGACGATTATTTGGATCGCAGCATCTCCTACATTTATTTGCGCGATTTGGGCAAGGACCTGGCCTCGCCCGAGACGCAAGCCCGAATCGGGCGCGTCGCGGCCGACGTCAAGGCACGGCTGCTTCGGCCCGCGGGAGCCAACCGGAAAGACGGGTCGGAGTTTTTCAGCCTGGCGGCGCTGTACCGATGGGCCCAAAAAGAAGGGATCGAGCAGGCGATCATTTGGGTCGTCGGCAAGCTGAAGAGCGTGGCCGACCATATTCCCGAGGAGATGAACGCGGAGGAAACCCGGAGGAAACTGGCCAAAATCATTCTCGGCGTCGTGCTGCACGTCCTTGACGGGCTGGAAGGCGCAGCGGAACCCGCGGAACGCTCCCGCAGATTGGACGAAGCCGTCCGGTTGGGTTATTTTTACGGCCTGACTTATCCTTTTATCGACGATCTTCTGGATTCCAACGTATTGGACGCCCGGCAGAAGGAGCAGTATTCCCGGATGATCCGCGCCACGCTTGTCCGGGGGACGGTTCCGAAGCTCGGAGACTGGACCGAAAGCCGCGCCGAACTGATCCGTTACATCCACGGCGAGCTTCGCGACGCCTACGAATATATTCGCAATTATCAACGCGCGGACACCCGGGATACGTTTCTGGAGCAATCCTACGTGTTTTTCGAAGCCCAGGAAGCGGACCGGGCAAAAAAGCTTTCGAATCCGTCGTATACGAACGAAGAGCTGTATTTGCCGATCATCATCAAATCCGCATCCTCCCGCTTGATCGTCCGTTCCGTCATCGGCGCTCCGAAGGACGAAGGCTTCGAATCCCGGACGTTCCATTACGGCTTGTACAACCAGCTTGCCGACGATTTCGCGGACATGTTCGAAGACATGCAAAACGGAGCGGTGACCCCTTATACGTATTACCTTAAATACCATCGCGAGCGGCCGGATTTGATCAATCCGTTCGAGCTGTACTGGGCGGTCATTTCCCATTTGATCCGTCACGTGTACAAGTCGGACGCCAAAACCCGCGAAGTCTTGCTGGATCGCGCCGTCAACGGGCTCAAACGCTACAAAAAACGCGCCGGCCCCGAGAAATATAACGAATTGATGGGAATTCTTTTAGGCGAAAACCCGGAATTCAACCGGCTTATCCAGCACGTCGTCGGCAAAGCGGAGGACGTGGACTTCTTCGACAAGCTCGTTCGGGATCAGTGGCTAACCGTCATGAAAAACGAGCGGAAGGAGAAGGAAATCTTTTTCGATCAACTCGAAAAAGCCCGCCAGCGCATCAACGATCTGCTGCGCATTTCCAGGCCCGAGCTGCCGTCCGTGCAGCAGCTGCTTTTCGATACGGCCAATTACAGTCTCGAAGGAAGCGGCAAACGCATTCGCCCGATTCTGGCCTGGGTCATGGGCGTAAACGAATACGGCTTGCAGGCCTCAGCGCTGGCGCCGATATTCCGATCGCTCGAATTCATGCATACGGCGTCCCTCATTTTTGACGACCTGCCGTCGCAGGACAATTCCTCCACGCGCAGGGGACGGCCGACGCTTCACCGGGTGCACGACAGCGCGGTTGCGGAATTGACCGGGCTTTTTCTGATCCAGAAGGCCATGGAAGAGCTGGCTTCGCTGCAGGGCTTCGACAACGGCGCCGTGCTCGCGCTGATTCGGTACTCGTCGCAAAAAGCGAGCGAGATCTGCACGGGGCAGGCGATGGATCTTCAGTCGAAAGGCAAAGCGCTGACGTTGGAGCAGCTGAACCGGATCTGCTTTTACAAAACGGGGCTCGCCTTCGAGGTTTCCCTCGTAAGCCCCGCTATTCTCGCCCAGGCAAGCGAGGCCGAAATCGCGATCCTCAAGAAAATCGCCTATCACGCGGGCATCGCCTTTCAAATCAAAGACGACCTGCTGGACGGAGAAGGCAATGCGCGCCTGCTCGGCAAACCCGTCGGCAAGGACGAGGAAAACAACACCTCGACGTTCGTCACGGTTCTCGGCGCGGAAGGCGCGAGCAAAGCGATGTGGGAACACTACTGCCTGGCCATGGAGGCGCTGGGCGAGCTGCCGCGGAATATCGGTTTTCTGAGGTATTTGCTGGATTACATGATTCATCGGGACCGCTGA
- a CDS encoding ABC transporter substrate-binding protein produces MPNRSNSWAAMLALFCVMLLVAACGNANSNADSSPSGSPAPNGTPASSASPPAEGTGEGAASSVTAAFPRTISAANGDIAIEEQPQRVAVVHWGYGDSLLLFNLESVGLALPFSEKTSVIHTDSYKPYVDKVQELEIVGENTKVNLEALLAYGPDLIIGGNAINQDIVAELEKIAPTVILDEQATDVWGDWPSVVTKFGEILGQEDVAESYISDYNAKLQSAKEKLAGLEGTVAFVQAREKQVYLQGMNYLTPYYEGLGLAPPESADIAEGAELSLEGLAALDPDHLFLGYFNYGDKSVPALTDQWEDSEVWSRLKAVENNHVYAINGELALGYGPIGNSYGVGEVLKALEPKER; encoded by the coding sequence ATGCCGAACCGATCCAATTCATGGGCCGCGATGCTGGCCCTCTTCTGCGTCATGCTGCTTGTCGCCGCATGCGGAAACGCGAATTCGAACGCCGATTCTTCGCCCTCGGGCAGCCCGGCGCCGAACGGAACGCCTGCTTCATCCGCATCGCCGCCTGCGGAAGGAACAGGGGAAGGCGCCGCTTCTTCGGTGACCGCCGCGTTCCCGAGAACGATCTCCGCGGCCAACGGCGACATCGCGATCGAGGAGCAGCCGCAGCGGGTTGCCGTCGTCCACTGGGGCTACGGGGATTCCCTTCTGTTGTTCAATCTGGAATCCGTCGGGCTGGCGCTGCCGTTCAGCGAGAAAACCTCCGTCATCCATACGGACAGCTACAAGCCTTACGTCGACAAGGTGCAGGAGCTGGAGATCGTAGGGGAAAATACGAAGGTGAACCTTGAAGCCCTGCTCGCCTACGGGCCCGACTTGATTATAGGCGGCAACGCGATCAACCAGGATATCGTCGCCGAACTCGAGAAGATCGCGCCGACCGTCATCTTGGACGAACAAGCGACGGACGTATGGGGCGATTGGCCGTCGGTCGTGACGAAGTTCGGGGAGATTCTCGGCCAGGAGGACGTAGCGGAGAGCTATATTTCCGATTACAACGCAAAACTCCAGTCGGCCAAAGAGAAGCTGGCCGGTCTCGAGGGAACGGTCGCCTTCGTCCAAGCGAGGGAGAAGCAGGTCTACCTTCAAGGGATGAACTACTTGACGCCTTACTACGAAGGTTTGGGGCTCGCGCCGCCCGAATCCGCCGATATCGCGGAGGGCGCGGAGCTATCGCTCGAGGGCCTTGCCGCCCTCGACCCGGATCATTTGTTCCTCGGCTACTTCAACTACGGCGACAAATCCGTGCCCGCTCTGACCGATCAATGGGAGGACAGCGAAGTATGGAGCCGACTGAAGGCCGTCGAGAACAACCATGTCTACGCGATCAACGGAGAGCTCGCCCTCGGCTACGGCCCGATCGGCAATTCGTACGGCGTGGGCGAGGTGCTTAAGGCGCTGGAACCGAAGGAACGATAA